A stretch of Pseudomonas sp. CCC3.1 DNA encodes these proteins:
- the pyrF gene encoding orotidine-5'-phosphate decarboxylase encodes MSDCQTPIIVALDFPTRDAALKLADQLDPKLCRVKVGKELFTSCAAEIVGTLRDKGFEVFLDLKFHDIPNTTAMAVKAAAEMGVWMVNVHCSGGLRMMAACREELDKRTGPQPLLIGVTVLTSMEREDLAAIGLDIEPQEQVLRLAALAQKAGMDGLVCSALEAQALKAAHPSLQLVTPGIRPAGSALDDQRRILTPRQALDAGSDYLVIGRPISQAADPAKALAAVVAEIA; translated from the coding sequence ATGTCCGACTGCCAGACTCCTATCATCGTCGCCCTGGATTTCCCGACGCGTGACGCCGCACTGAAATTGGCTGATCAGTTGGACCCTAAACTGTGCCGCGTGAAAGTGGGCAAAGAGCTGTTTACCAGCTGTGCAGCGGAAATTGTCGGCACTCTGCGTGATAAAGGTTTTGAGGTGTTCCTGGATCTTAAATTCCATGACATCCCAAACACCACGGCAATGGCTGTTAAGGCCGCAGCCGAGATGGGTGTGTGGATGGTTAACGTTCACTGCTCGGGCGGCTTGCGCATGATGGCGGCGTGCCGTGAAGAGTTGGACAAGCGTACCGGGCCTCAGCCGCTGCTGATTGGTGTGACTGTATTGACCAGCATGGAGCGTGAAGACCTCGCTGCAATCGGCCTGGACATCGAGCCTCAAGAGCAAGTCTTGCGTTTGGCTGCTCTGGCCCAGAAGGCCGGGATGGATGGGCTGGTGTGCTCGGCTTTGGAAGCACAAGCCCTGAAGGCCGCTCACCCATCGCTACAACTGGTGACGCCGGGGATTCGTCCCGCAGGCAGCGCACTGGATGACCAGCGTCGCATTTTGACTCCGCGTCAGGCGTTGGATGCAGGGTCTGATTATCTGGTCATTGGCCGCCCAATCAGCCAAGCGGCTGACCCGGCCAAAGCATTGGCTGCCGTTGTTGCCGAAATAGCTTAA
- a CDS encoding NADP-dependent oxidoreductase, with amino-acid sequence MTAETNRQFLLAKRPVGAATRDTFTYQQVPVAEARDGQIVVKNEYLSLDPAMRGWMNEGKSYIPPVGLGEVMRALGVGKVIASKHPGFAVGDCVNGALGVQDYYVGEPRGFYKVDPTLVPLPVYLSALGMTGMTAYFALLEVGAPKAGDTVVISGAAGAVGSIAGQIAKLKGCRVIGIAGGKEKCAYLVEKLGFDGVIDYKNEEVLAGLKRECPKGVDVYFDNVGGDILDAVLSRLNYKARVIICGAISQYNNKEAVKGPANYLSLLVNRARMEGFVVMDYADRYVEAGKEMAGWLAKGQLTSKEDIVEGLETFPESLLKLFSGENFGKLILKV; translated from the coding sequence ATGACCGCCGAGACTAACCGCCAATTCCTTCTCGCTAAACGCCCCGTCGGTGCAGCCACCCGCGATACCTTCACCTATCAACAAGTCCCCGTTGCCGAAGCCCGCGACGGACAGATCGTGGTTAAAAATGAATACCTGTCCCTGGACCCGGCAATGCGTGGCTGGATGAATGAAGGCAAGTCCTACATACCGCCTGTGGGTTTGGGCGAGGTGATGCGCGCATTGGGTGTCGGCAAAGTGATTGCTTCAAAGCATCCAGGCTTTGCCGTCGGCGACTGCGTAAACGGTGCACTGGGTGTGCAGGATTACTACGTCGGTGAGCCGCGCGGCTTCTACAAAGTAGACCCGACACTGGTGCCATTGCCTGTTTATTTGTCGGCGCTGGGCATGACGGGCATGACCGCCTACTTCGCTTTACTCGAAGTCGGCGCGCCCAAAGCGGGTGACACTGTGGTTATTTCTGGTGCTGCGGGTGCCGTGGGCAGCATTGCCGGACAGATTGCCAAGCTGAAGGGCTGCCGCGTGATAGGTATCGCCGGCGGAAAAGAAAAGTGCGCGTACCTGGTTGAAAAACTGGGCTTTGACGGCGTTATTGACTACAAGAACGAAGAAGTTCTCGCAGGCCTGAAACGCGAATGCCCTAAAGGCGTCGATGTGTATTTCGACAACGTAGGCGGCGACATTCTTGATGCTGTGCTCAGTCGTCTGAACTACAAAGCCCGCGTGATCATCTGCGGGGCAATCAGTCAGTACAACAATAAGGAAGCCGTCAAAGGCCCGGCGAACTATCTGTCGCTGCTGGTGAACCGTGCACGCATGGAAGGTTTTGTGGTGATGGACTATGCCGACCGTTATGTAGAGGCCGGGAAAGAAATGGCAGGCTGGCTAGCAAAAGGCCAACTGACAAGCAAAGAGGATATTGTCGAGGGGCTGGAAACCTTTCCAGAGAGCCTGCTGAAGCTGTTCAGTGGTGAGAACTTCGGCAAGTTGATTCTGAAGGTTTAA
- a CDS encoding SDR family oxidoreductase encodes MSMTFSGLVAVVTGGGAGIGRATALAFAAVGLKVVVADLDAASGEGTVEQIKAAGGIALFVRCNVTIEVDVKHLMEQTINTYGRLDYAFNNAGIEIEHGRLADGTQDEFDAIMGVNVKGVWLCMKYQLPLMLNQGGGAIVNTASVAGLGAAPKMSIYSASKHAVIGLTKSAAIEYAKKKIRVNAVCPAVIDTDMFRRAYEADPKKAEYAAAVHPVGRIGKVEEVASAVLYLCSDGAAFTTGHALAIDGGAMAI; translated from the coding sequence ATGAGCATGACGTTTTCCGGTCTGGTGGCGGTGGTCACGGGTGGTGGCGCGGGCATAGGACGAGCCACTGCGTTGGCTTTTGCGGCTGTGGGCTTGAAAGTCGTCGTGGCGGATCTGGATGCCGCAAGCGGGGAGGGGACTGTTGAACAGATCAAGGCTGCCGGTGGTATTGCCCTATTTGTACGCTGCAATGTCACGATTGAGGTCGACGTGAAGCACTTGATGGAGCAGACCATTAACACTTACGGCCGTTTGGACTACGCCTTCAACAATGCTGGGATCGAGATTGAACACGGGCGCTTGGCTGACGGGACGCAGGACGAGTTCGACGCGATCATGGGGGTGAACGTCAAAGGTGTCTGGTTGTGTATGAAGTATCAGTTGCCGCTGATGCTGAATCAGGGCGGTGGTGCCATCGTCAATACTGCCTCGGTGGCGGGTCTGGGCGCAGCCCCCAAAATGAGCATTTACTCGGCGTCCAAACATGCAGTGATTGGCCTGACCAAGTCGGCAGCCATTGAATATGCGAAGAAAAAAATCCGCGTGAATGCGGTGTGCCCGGCGGTGATCGATACCGATATGTTTCGGCGCGCTTATGAGGCAGACCCTAAAAAGGCTGAATACGCTGCGGCCGTTCACCCTGTGGGGCGTATTGGTAAGGTTGAAGAGGTGGCGAGTGCCGTGCTCTATCTGTGTTCGGATGGTGCTGCGTTTACCACGGGCCATGCCCTGGCCATTGATGGCGGGGCGATGGCGATTTAG
- a CDS encoding benzoate/H(+) symporter BenE family transporter: MTNATQPRLHPLADTSPSAVVAGFIAMMTGYTSSLVLMFQAGQAAGLTTGQISSWIWALSIGMAVCSIGLSLRYRTPITVAWSTPGAALLITSLGGVSYHEAIGAYITCAVLVIICGVTGSFERLVKRIPSSLAAALLAGILFKIGSEIFVAVQHRTGLVIGMFFTYLIVKRLSPRYAVLAALVIGTLIAGVLGLLDFSGFALEVAVPVWTTPSFSLAATISIGIPLFVVAMTSQNMPGVAVLRADGYTVPASPLITATGVASLLLAPFGSHGVNLAAISAAICTGPHAHEDPKKRYTAAMWCGIFYGIAGVFGATLAALFAALPKELVLSIAALALFGSIINGLTIAMSESKEREAALVTFMVTASGMSLFSVGSAFWGIVAGVLTLMILNWKTR; the protein is encoded by the coding sequence ATGACCAACGCCACTCAGCCGCGCTTGCATCCTCTGGCCGACACCTCACCTTCAGCCGTGGTCGCAGGCTTCATTGCGATGATGACCGGCTATACGAGTTCATTAGTGCTGATGTTTCAAGCGGGTCAGGCAGCAGGCTTGACCACGGGGCAAATCTCTTCATGGATTTGGGCGTTGTCAATTGGCATGGCAGTTTGCAGCATAGGCTTATCCTTGCGTTATCGCACCCCGATTACAGTCGCTTGGTCAACGCCAGGAGCGGCACTGCTGATTACCAGCTTGGGTGGCGTGAGTTACCACGAAGCAATCGGCGCTTACATCACCTGCGCAGTGCTGGTCATCATCTGCGGCGTGACCGGCAGTTTTGAGCGCTTGGTCAAACGAATCCCTTCCTCTCTGGCAGCGGCGTTACTGGCAGGCATCTTGTTCAAGATCGGCAGCGAGATTTTCGTGGCCGTACAACATCGCACCGGTTTGGTTATCGGGATGTTTTTCACCTATCTAATCGTCAAACGCCTGTCGCCACGCTACGCCGTATTGGCAGCGCTGGTGATTGGCACCCTGATCGCGGGTGTGCTCGGGCTCCTGGATTTCAGCGGCTTTGCGCTGGAAGTCGCCGTGCCGGTATGGACCACACCTTCCTTCTCGCTGGCGGCGACCATCAGTATTGGTATCCCGCTGTTTGTGGTCGCCATGACGTCGCAAAACATGCCGGGGGTCGCGGTATTACGGGCCGATGGCTATACCGTGCCAGCCTCACCACTGATTACCGCTACTGGCGTGGCCTCGTTACTGCTCGCCCCGTTCGGCTCACACGGGGTTAACCTCGCGGCCATCAGCGCCGCAATCTGTACCGGGCCGCACGCCCATGAAGACCCTAAGAAACGCTACACAGCGGCTATGTGGTGCGGGATTTTCTACGGTATTGCCGGCGTATTTGGTGCAACGCTGGCCGCTCTGTTTGCCGCGCTGCCTAAAGAACTGGTGTTGTCAATTGCAGCGCTGGCCTTGTTTGGCTCAATCATCAATGGCCTGACGATCGCCATGAGCGAATCGAAAGAGCGTGAAGCTGCACTGGTGACATTTATGGTGACCGCATCGGGGATGAGCCTGTTTTCGGTCGGCTCTGCTTTCTGGGGCATTGTGGCAGGCGTGTTGACCTTGATGATCTTGAACTGGAAAACCCGCTAA
- a CDS encoding GntR family transcriptional regulator: MNEQLQPLKKPSRAGKAGRSGTQDDIVYAHIFEAILEQRLAPGTKLSEEALGEIFGVSRTIIRRALSRLAHEGVVLLRPNRGAVVASPSVEEARQVFFARRMVEKAITELAVNHSTADDLAELRKMVQDERDSFSRGDRGAGIRLSGEFHLKLAEAAKNAPLISFQRSLVSQTSLIIAQYESGNRSHCSYDEHMQLIDAIEARDAALAVNLMMHHMDHIDSKLNLDEESASDDLHAVFSHLLQTKGKGHR, translated from the coding sequence ATGAACGAACAGTTGCAGCCTCTCAAGAAACCCTCCCGCGCAGGCAAGGCCGGCCGCAGTGGAACCCAGGACGATATTGTCTACGCGCATATCTTTGAGGCGATTCTCGAACAGCGCCTGGCGCCGGGCACCAAATTGAGCGAAGAAGCGCTGGGTGAAATCTTTGGGGTGAGCCGCACCATCATTCGTCGAGCACTGTCGCGCCTGGCCCATGAAGGCGTTGTGCTCTTGCGCCCTAATCGCGGTGCAGTGGTGGCGAGTCCGAGCGTAGAGGAAGCCCGTCAGGTATTTTTTGCTCGGCGCATGGTGGAAAAAGCCATCACTGAATTGGCCGTTAATCACTCGACGGCAGATGATCTGGCTGAGTTGCGCAAAATGGTGCAAGACGAGCGCGACAGCTTCTCGCGCGGTGATCGCGGTGCTGGGATTCGACTGTCTGGCGAGTTCCACTTGAAGCTGGCGGAAGCGGCAAAGAATGCGCCGCTGATCAGCTTCCAGCGCAGTCTGGTGTCGCAAACATCGCTGATTATTGCCCAATACGAGAGCGGCAATCGCTCACACTGCTCTTATGACGAGCACATGCAACTGATCGATGCGATTGAAGCGCGCGATGCTGCGCTGGCAGTGAACCTGATGATGCACCACATGGATCACATCGACAGCAAGCTCAACCTCGACGAAGAAAGCGCCTCGGATGATCTGCATGCGGTGTTCTCACACCTGCTGCAAACCAAAGGCAAAGGCCATCGCTGA
- the guaD gene encoding guanine deaminase: MTCKAYRAAILHSIADPANVGIEASYEYFEDGLLVVEDGKIKALGHASELLAALAADTDITFYSDALITPGFIDTHIHFPQTGMIGAYGEQLLDWLNTYTFPCENQFADKVHAEKVADIFLKELLRNGTTTALVFGSVHPQSVDALFEAAQRLDLRLIAGKVMMDRNAPDYLTDTPETSYNDSKALIERWHGKGRLHYAVTPRFAPTSTPEQLTLAGKLLSEYPDVYLHTHISENLQEIEWVKSLFPERKGYLDVYDHYQLLGERSVFAHGVHLCDEECARLAETGSAVAFCPTSNLFLGSGLFNLPMAEKHKLNVGLGTDVGAGTSFSLLNTLNEAYKVMQLQGARLNPFKSLYLATLGGARALRLEDKIGNLTPGSDADFIVLDYNATPLMSYRLQQSKNIAETLFVLMTLGDDRTVEQTYAAGNLVHQR; this comes from the coding sequence ATGACCTGTAAAGCCTATCGCGCCGCCATCCTGCACAGCATCGCCGACCCCGCCAACGTCGGGATCGAGGCCTCCTACGAGTATTTTGAAGATGGCTTGCTGGTGGTCGAAGACGGCAAAATCAAAGCGCTGGGCCATGCCAGTGAATTGCTCGCTGCATTGGCAGCCGACACCGACATCACCTTCTACAGCGATGCGCTGATTACGCCGGGCTTTATCGACACCCATATACACTTCCCACAAACCGGGATGATTGGTGCCTACGGCGAGCAGTTACTCGATTGGCTGAACACCTACACCTTCCCCTGCGAAAACCAGTTCGCCGACAAGGTACACGCTGAAAAAGTGGCGGATATTTTCCTTAAGGAACTGCTGCGCAATGGCACGACAACCGCCTTGGTGTTCGGCAGCGTGCACCCGCAATCGGTGGACGCTCTGTTCGAGGCCGCACAGCGCCTGGACCTGCGTCTGATCGCGGGCAAAGTGATGATGGACCGCAACGCACCAGACTATCTGACAGATACGCCAGAAACGAGCTACAACGACAGCAAGGCGCTGATCGAGCGCTGGCATGGCAAAGGCCGCTTGCATTACGCCGTGACCCCGCGTTTCGCGCCAACCAGCACCCCGGAACAATTAACCTTGGCGGGCAAGTTGCTGAGCGAATACCCGGATGTGTACCTGCATACCCATATCAGCGAAAACCTTCAGGAAATCGAGTGGGTCAAATCGCTGTTCCCTGAGCGTAAGGGCTATCTGGACGTGTACGACCATTACCAACTGTTGGGCGAACGTTCGGTCTTTGCCCACGGCGTGCATTTGTGTGACGAAGAATGCGCGCGCCTGGCTGAAACAGGTTCAGCGGTGGCTTTCTGCCCGACATCCAACCTGTTTCTGGGCAGCGGTCTGTTTAACTTGCCGATGGCCGAGAAACACAAACTCAATGTTGGGTTGGGCACCGACGTGGGCGCGGGCACCAGCTTCTCGCTGCTCAACACGTTGAACGAAGCCTACAAGGTCATGCAGCTACAAGGCGCACGCCTCAATCCATTCAAATCGCTGTATTTGGCCACCTTGGGCGGCGCGCGCGCACTGCGCCTGGAAGACAAGATCGGCAACCTGACACCTGGCAGCGACGCAGACTTCATCGTGCTGGATTACAACGCCACCCCGCTGATGAGCTATCGCCTCCAGCAATCAAAAAACATCGCCGAAACGTTGTTTGTATTGATGACCCTGGGTGATGACCGAACCGTTGAGCAGACGTACGCGGCAGGTAATCTGGTGCATCAGCGCTAA
- the xdhC gene encoding xanthine dehydrogenase accessory protein XdhC codes for MNNWISALADLQQQGEPCVLVTIIEEQGSTPRNAGSKMVISASRIFDTIGGGHLEFKAMDIAREMLSTHTQGPHLQRFSLGASLGQCCGGVAVLLFEPMCQVQAQIAVFGAGHVARALVPLLASLPCRVRWIDSREQEFPALIPDGVRKIATEDPVDEINELPVGCYCIVMTHNHALDLELSAALLKRNDFTYFGLIGSKTKRMKFEHRLHERGISAAHVQRMRCPMGLNEVKGKLPIEIAISIAGEVIATYNAHFGQHTACTAPAGVEPIKQLLPSSRRGHATHRELL; via the coding sequence ATGAATAACTGGATCAGCGCGCTGGCCGATTTACAGCAACAGGGTGAGCCCTGCGTGCTGGTGACCATCATCGAAGAGCAAGGCTCGACCCCACGCAATGCGGGCTCAAAGATGGTCATCAGCGCCAGCCGGATATTCGACACCATCGGTGGCGGGCATCTGGAATTCAAGGCCATGGACATTGCCCGCGAAATGCTCAGCACCCACACGCAAGGGCCGCATTTACAGCGTTTTAGTCTCGGTGCCAGCCTCGGCCAATGCTGTGGCGGTGTCGCGGTGCTGCTGTTCGAACCGATGTGCCAAGTGCAGGCGCAGATCGCCGTGTTCGGCGCCGGTCATGTCGCCCGCGCGCTGGTGCCGCTGCTGGCTAGCCTGCCGTGCCGCGTGCGCTGGATCGACTCGCGTGAGCAGGAGTTCCCTGCGCTCATCCCAGACGGCGTACGCAAAATCGCGACCGAAGACCCGGTCGATGAGATCAATGAGCTGCCTGTGGGTTGCTACTGCATCGTCATGACGCATAATCACGCCCTGGACCTGGAACTCAGCGCCGCCCTGCTCAAACGCAACGACTTTACTTACTTCGGCTTGATTGGTTCTAAAACCAAGCGCATGAAGTTTGAACATCGCCTGCACGAGCGAGGCATCAGCGCCGCCCATGTGCAGCGCATGCGCTGCCCAATGGGCTTAAATGAAGTCAAAGGCAAGTTACCGATTGAAATTGCGATCTCTATCGCCGGCGAAGTCATCGCCACGTATAACGCCCATTTTGGCCAGCACACGGCCTGCACCGCCCCTGCCGGGGTTGAACCGATTAAACAATTGCTGCCGTCTTCACGACGCGGCCATGCCACGCACCGAGAGTTGTTATGA
- the xdhB gene encoding xanthine dehydrogenase molybdopterin binding subunit, with amino-acid sequence MSNHHSIEPSQAELSALFVQDLKTGVGRSVKHDSAEKHVSGEAQYIDDRLEFPNQLHVYARLSDRAHARIIRVDTTPCYAFAGVRLAITHEDIPGLKDIGPLLPGDPLLAIDKVEFVGQPVLAVAACDLDTARQAAMAAIIEYQDLEPVLDVVEALRKKHFVLDSHTHQRGDSATALAKASHRLQGSVHIGGQEHFYLETQISSVMPTEDGGMIVYSSTQHPTEIQKLVAEVLGVSMNKIVVDMRRMGGGFGGKETQAASPACLCAVVAHLTGQPTKMRLPRVEDMQMTGKRHPFYIEYDVGFDDNGQLQGIQLDLAGNCGYSPDLSGSIVDRAMFHADNAYYLGDATINGHRCKTNTASNTAYRGFGGPQGMVAIEEVMDRIARHLQLDPLAVRKANYYGKTDRNVTHYYQTVEHNLLHEMTADLEASSQYTERRAAIRAFNAGSPILKKGLALTPVKFGISFTASFLNQAGALIHIYTDGSIHLNHGGTEMGQGLNVKVAQVVAEVFQVEISRVQITATNTDKVPNTSPTAASSGADLNGKAAQNAAEIIKQRLIEFAASNYQVNAQDVIFHNGLVRVGEQILSFEALIQQAYFGQVSLSSTGYYKTPKIFYDRSQARGRPFYYYAFGAACTEVIVDTLTGEYKMLRTDILHDVGASLNPAIDIGQVEGGYIQGAGWLTMEELVWNAKGKLMTNGPASYKIPAVADMPLDLRVTLVENRKNPEDTVFHSKAVGEPPFMLGIAAWCAIKDAVASLADYRIQPDIDAPATPERVLWGCEQMRNAVAATKARGENHE; translated from the coding sequence ATGTCTAATCATCACTCGATCGAACCCTCGCAGGCCGAGTTAAGCGCCCTGTTTGTGCAGGATCTGAAAACCGGTGTCGGGCGCAGCGTCAAGCATGACAGCGCCGAAAAGCACGTGTCTGGCGAAGCGCAGTACATTGATGACCGACTGGAGTTTCCTAACCAGCTACACGTTTATGCACGCTTGTCTGACCGGGCTCACGCCCGAATCATTCGCGTCGATACTACGCCGTGCTACGCGTTTGCTGGCGTGCGCCTGGCCATCACCCACGAAGACATCCCCGGCCTCAAAGACATCGGCCCGCTGCTGCCTGGCGACCCGTTACTGGCCATCGATAAAGTGGAATTTGTCGGGCAGCCAGTGCTGGCCGTGGCCGCCTGTGACCTAGACACCGCGCGCCAGGCGGCGATGGCGGCAATTATTGAATACCAAGACCTAGAACCGGTGTTGGATGTGGTGGAGGCGCTGCGCAAGAAACACTTCGTGCTCGACAGCCATACCCACCAACGCGGCGATTCTGCCACGGCGCTGGCCAAGGCCTCTCATCGGTTGCAAGGCAGCGTGCATATCGGCGGGCAAGAACACTTTTACCTGGAGACCCAGATCTCTTCGGTCATGCCTACCGAAGACGGCGGCATGATTGTTTACAGCTCGACCCAGCACCCGACCGAAATCCAGAAGCTGGTGGCTGAAGTGCTCGGTGTGTCGATGAACAAAATCGTCGTCGACATGCGCCGCATGGGCGGGGGCTTCGGGGGCAAGGAAACCCAGGCCGCCAGCCCGGCCTGCTTGTGCGCGGTGGTGGCGCACCTGACCGGTCAGCCGACCAAGATGCGTCTGCCACGGGTCGAAGACATGCAGATGACCGGCAAGCGGCACCCGTTTTATATCGAGTACGACGTCGGCTTCGATGACAACGGCCAGTTGCAAGGCATCCAATTGGATCTGGCAGGCAACTGTGGCTATTCACCTGACTTGTCCGGGTCGATTGTCGACCGTGCCATGTTTCACGCAGACAACGCTTATTACTTGGGCGACGCCACCATCAATGGCCATCGCTGCAAAACCAACACCGCCTCGAACACGGCGTATCGAGGCTTCGGTGGCCCCCAAGGAATGGTCGCCATCGAAGAAGTCATGGACCGGATTGCCCGTCATTTGCAGCTCGACCCGCTGGCGGTGCGCAAGGCTAATTACTACGGCAAAACCGACCGTAATGTGACCCACTATTACCAAACCGTGGAGCACAACTTGCTTCACGAAATGACCGCAGACCTTGAGGCCAGCAGCCAGTACACAGAGCGTCGCGCTGCCATCCGGGCCTTCAACGCCGGTAGTCCGATTCTGAAAAAGGGGCTGGCTCTGACGCCGGTGAAGTTCGGCATTTCGTTCACGGCCAGCTTTCTCAATCAGGCCGGAGCGCTGATCCATATCTACACTGACGGCAGCATCCATTTGAACCACGGCGGCACAGAAATGGGCCAAGGCCTGAACGTCAAAGTCGCGCAAGTGGTGGCCGAAGTGTTTCAGGTCGAGATCAGCCGCGTGCAGATCACCGCCACTAACACTGACAAAGTGCCCAACACTTCACCGACCGCGGCGTCCAGCGGTGCCGACCTGAATGGCAAAGCAGCGCAGAACGCAGCCGAGATCATCAAGCAGCGACTCATTGAATTTGCTGCCAGCAACTATCAGGTCAATGCACAGGACGTGATTTTTCATAACGGTCTTGTACGCGTTGGCGAGCAGATCCTGAGCTTTGAAGCACTGATACAGCAGGCGTATTTTGGTCAGGTCTCACTGTCGAGTACCGGCTACTACAAGACGCCGAAGATTTTTTACGACCGCAGTCAGGCGCGCGGTCGCCCTTTTTACTACTACGCCTTTGGGGCTGCTTGCACGGAAGTGATCGTCGACACCCTGACCGGCGAATACAAAATGTTGCGCACCGACATCCTGCATGACGTGGGTGCATCGCTGAACCCGGCCATCGACATCGGCCAGGTTGAAGGCGGCTACATTCAAGGGGCTGGCTGGTTGACCATGGAAGAGTTGGTGTGGAACGCCAAAGGCAAGTTGATGACCAATGGCCCGGCCAGCTACAAGATCCCGGCCGTAGCCGACATGCCTCTGGATCTGCGGGTCACGCTGGTCGAAAACCGCAAGAACCCGGAAGACACGGTCTTTCACTCCAAAGCCGTGGGCGAGCCGCCCTTTATGCTCGGCATTGCGGCATGGTGTGCCATTAAAGACGCCGTCGCGAGCCTGGCCGACTATCGCATTCAGCCTGATATTGACGCCCCCGCCACCCCGGAACGGGTGCTGTGGGGCTGTGAGCAGATGCGTAACGCTGTCGCTGCTACAAAGGCGCGAGGAGAAAACCATGAATAA